Genomic segment of Alcanivorax borkumensis SK2:
CTACGCCAGCTTGAGCCAACCTGCTGCGCCGTCAGCCCGCTACCTACCGCTTGCGGACTGTCCCGGCAGTGACGCGGCTGTGCGCAACCTGCTATCCGGCCAGGCAGAAAACACATGTTTAGTGGTCCATGTCGGCGCCACAAAAACCTACAAAATGTGGCACCCGGAGCAGTTCGCTTCACTCTGCCAGCGCGCACGCCGCGCCGGTCTTACACCGGTCCTGATCGGTGCAGGGCACAAAGACCGCATGCAAATCGCCAGGGTACAATCCTTTCTCTGCGAACCGGTGCTGGATCTGTGCGATCAACTCACTCTGTCGGAGTTGATTTCGCTGCTTCAGCACAGCCAGGGCTATGTGGGCAATGACAGCGGTCCAATGCACCTGGCTGCCGCCTGCGGCATTCCTGTAGTCGCCCTATTCGGCCCCACGGATGAACACATTTGGCACCCATTATCTGACCAGGCTCGAGTATTACGCTGGCAGCCTTGCGCCGCTAAATGTCAGCGCAGCAATTGCGTTCGAGATAGCTACCCCTGCCTGCAGCGCATTACAGTGAATCAGGTAATGGATACCCTGTCGGAGCTAGGTGTCATTC
This window contains:
- a CDS encoding glycosyltransferase family 9 protein yields the protein MPRLLILFPCSHLGNLLIALPHLRAMLCAHTDALLVVDERYQALVAQSLPGEQRLLFYPEQALSRSQSLWKRIRRYLAFVRAMRRFKADISVDIEGEQKSATLSRLCGAATRIGPPRRHGRWFYSLSLEPDWQGHRWHSYASLSQPAAPSARYLPLADCPGSDAAVRNLLSGQAENTCLVVHVGATKTYKMWHPEQFASLCQRARRAGLTPVLIGAGHKDRMQIARVQSFLCEPVLDLCDQLTLSELISLLQHSQGYVGNDSGPMHLAAACGIPVVALFGPTDEHIWHPLSDQARVLRWQPCAAKCQRSNCVRDSYPCLQRITVNQVMDTLSELGVIPRPQAQRISR